In bacterium, a genomic segment contains:
- a CDS encoding TetR/AcrR family transcriptional regulator, translating into MENALQLFSVKGYHHTSINDLLDATGLTKGGLYGHFGGKEEIWTAAYARAVEIWGGIVFRGVKDIEDPLLRIQRVVEQDLRNYVGGRVFEGGCLFLNLLVELSGQSPALAAQILRGFDGFSELLARWLAEAQEKRLLVPDVNPREIADFLVTSLNGAAALYSARQDPETLERAIRQLRCYLSVWRTEGA; encoded by the coding sequence GTGGAGAACGCGTTGCAGCTCTTCTCGGTCAAGGGCTACCATCACACGTCCATCAATGACCTGCTGGACGCCACCGGGCTCACGAAGGGGGGACTCTACGGCCACTTCGGGGGCAAGGAGGAGATCTGGACGGCGGCATATGCGCGAGCGGTCGAGATCTGGGGCGGCATCGTGTTTCGCGGCGTCAAGGATATAGAAGACCCGCTCCTGCGGATTCAGCGGGTGGTAGAGCAGGATCTGAGGAACTACGTCGGCGGCCGGGTATTCGAAGGTGGCTGCCTCTTTCTGAATCTCCTCGTCGAGCTCTCCGGCCAATCTCCGGCTCTCGCCGCGCAAATCCTGCGCGGCTTCGACGGTTTCTCGGAGCTCCTTGCCCGCTGGCTTGCTGAGGCCCAGGAGAAACGACTTCTGGTTCCCGACGTGAATCCGCGGGAGATCGCCGATTTTCTGGTGACGTCCCTGAACGGGGCCGCCGCGCTGTACTCCGCCCGGCAGGACCCGGAAACGCTCGAACGAGCGATTCGACAACTCCGCTGCTATCTGAGCGTGTGGCGGACTGAAGGAGCGTAG